A section of the Citrus sinensis cultivar Valencia sweet orange chromosome 8, DVS_A1.0, whole genome shotgun sequence genome encodes:
- the LOC102623475 gene encoding alpha-L-fucosidase 2-like: MEEEDIGEWVLVRRSTEKDLWNPSGTVGDGGGESSEPLKVTFGGPAKHWTDAIPIGNGRLGAMVWGGVASEILQLNEDTLWTGTPGDYTDRKAPEALEEVRKLVDNGKYFAATEAAVKLSGNPSDVYQPLGDIKLEFDDSHLKYTVPSYRRELDLDTATARISYSVGDVEFTREHFASNPNQVIASKISGSKPGSLSFTVSLDSKLHHHSQVNSTNQIIMQGSCPDKRPSPKVMVNDNPKGVQFTAILDLQISESRGSIQTLDDKKLKVEGCDWAVLLLVASSSFDGPFTKPSDSEKDPTSESLSTLKSTKNLSYSDLYARHLDDYQSLFHRVSLQLSKSSKNTCVDGSLKRDNHASHIKESDHGTVSTAERVKSFQTDEDPALVELLFQFGRYLLISCSRPGTQVANLQGIWNKDIEPPWDAAQHLNINLQMNYWPSLPCNLRECQEPLFDYLSSLSVNGSKTAKVNYEASGYVVHQISDLWAKTSPDRGQAVWAMWPMGGAWVCTHLWEHYTYTMDKDFLKNKAYPLLEGCTLFLLDWLIEGPGGYLETNPSTSPEHMFVAPDGKQASVSYSSTMDISIIKEVFSEIVSAAEILGRNEDALIKRVLEAQPRLLPTRIARDGSIMEWAQDFQDPDIHHRHLSHLFGLYPGHTITVDKTPDLCKAAESTLYKRGEDGPGWSTTWKIALWAHLRNSEHAYRMVKHLFDLVDPDHEAKYEGGLYSNLFTAHPPFQIDANFGFSAAVAEMLVQSTVKDLYLLPALPRDKWGSGCVKGLKARGRVTVNICWKEGDLHEVGLWSKEQNSVKRIHYRGRTVTANISIGRVYTFNNKLKCVRAYSL, encoded by the exons atgGAGGAGGAGGATATTGGAGAGTGGGTTCTGGTTCGGCGATCAACAGAGAAAGATTTGTGGAACCCGAGTGGTACTGTTGGGGATGGAGGAGGAGAGAGTTCTGAGCCGTTGAAAGTGACGTTTGGTGGGCCAGCTAAGCACTGGACGGATGCCATTCCCATTGGGAATGGCAGGCTTGGTGCCATGGTCTGGGGTGGCGTTGCATCTGAGATTCTCCAGCTTAATG AGGACACCCTCTGGACTGGGACTCCAGGGGACTACACTGACCGAAAAGCTCCAGAAGCCCTAGAAGAGGTCAGAAAACTCGTTGATAATGGCAAGTATTTTGCAGCCACTGAAGCGGCAGTCAAGTTGTCAGGCAATCCTTCTGAT GTTTACCAACCTCTGGGTGATATCAAGCTAGAATTTGATGATTCCCATCTTAAATATACAGTGCCATCATATCGCAGGGAGTTGGACTTAGACACTGCAACAGCTAGAATAAGTTATTCTGTGGGTGATGTCGAGTTTACTAGGGAACATTTTGCTTCTAATCCTAATCAAGTCATTGCATCAAAGATTTCTGGAAGCAAACCAGGTTCTTTGTCATTTACAGTGTCATTAGATAGCAAGTTGCATCATCATTCACAAGTAAATAGcacaaatcaaattataatgCAAGGAAGTTGTCCCGATAAAAGGCCCTCGCCGAAAGTGATGGTGAATGACAATCCAAAGGGTGTTCAGTTTACTGCAATTCTTGATTTGCAGATTAGTGAAAGCAGGGGCTCTATACAAACTCTGGATGACAAGAAGTTGAAAGTTGAAGGTTGTGATTGGGCTGTGTTGCTTCTGGTGGCATCATCTTCATTTGATGGTCCATTCACTAAGCCTTCAGATTCTGAGAAGGATCCTACGTCAGAGTCTCTCAGCACATTGAagtcaacaaaaaatttgtcatATTCTGATCTATATGCACGTCATTTGGATGACTATCAAAGTCTTTTTCATCGCGTCTCCCTGCAACTTTCAAAAAGTTCCAAGAACACATGTGTTGATGGTTCTCTGAAGAGAGATAATCATGCATCCCATATAAAGGAGAGTGATCATGGTACAGTTTCTACTGCAGAGAGGGTAAAATCTTTTCAGACAGATGAAGATCCAGCCTTGGTGGAGCTTTTATTCCAGTTTGGTCGATATTTGCTTATTTCTTGTTCACGCCCTGGAACTCAAGTAGCAAACCTGCAGGGTATATGGAATAAGGATATTGAGCCCCCATGGGA CGCTGCTCAACACTTGAACATTAATCTTCAAATGAACTATTGGCCTTCCCTTCCTTGCAACCTTCGCGAGTGTCAAGAGCCATTGTTTGACTACCTTTCCTCTCTATCAGTCAATGGGAGTAAAACTGCGAAA GTGAACTATGAAGCTAGTGGTTATGTGGTTCATCAAATATCTGACCTATGGGCGAAAACATCACCGGATCGAGGTCAAGCTGTTTGGGCTATGTGGCCAATGGGTGGAGCCTGGGTTTGCACCCATCTGTGGGAGCATTATACTTACACAATGGACAAA gattttcttaaaaataaggCATACCCTTTGTTGGAAGGATGTACATTGTTTCTGTTGGACTGGTTGATTGAAGGCCCTGGAGGATATTTGGAAACCAACCCATCAACTTCTCCGGAGCATATGTTTGTGGCTCCTGATGGCAAGCAGGCTAGTGTGAGCTATTCGTCAACAATGGATATTTCAATCATAAAAGAAGTTTTCTCTGAAATTGTTTCTGCTGCTGAG ATTCTTGGAAGAAATGAGGATGCTCTTATTAAAAGAGTTCTTGAGGCTCAACCAAGGCTTTTACCAACAAGAATTGCTAGAGATGGTTCCATTATGGAATGG GCACAAGACTTTCAGGATCCAGACATCCATCACCGACATTTGTCACACCTCTTTGGCCTGTATCCAGGACACACAATTACTGTTGATAAAACTCCGGACCTTTGTAAAGCAGCTGAGAGTACCCTCTATAAAAGAG GTGAGGACGGTCCAGGTTGGTCAACCACATGGAAAATCGCTTTGTGGGCACATCTTCGCAACAGTGAGCATGCCTATCGCATGGTGAAgcatttgtttgatttggtgGATCCGGATCACGAAGCTAAGTATGAAGGAGGATTGTATAGTAACCTGTTCACAGCGCACCCGCCTTTCCAGATTGATGCCAATTTTGG TTTTTCAGCAGCAGTTGCGGAGATGCTCGTGCAGAGTACTGTAAAGGATCTCTACTTACTTCCTGCACTTCCCCGAGATAAATGGGGGAGCGGTTGTGTAAAAGGATTGAAAGCGCGTGGTAGGGTCACAGTCAATATCTGCTGGAAAGAAGGGGATCTGCACGAAGTTGGTCTTTGGTCGAAGGAACAAAATTCTGTTAAAAGAATACATTATAGAGGAAGAACAGTGACGGCAAATATATCAATAGGCCGAGTATACACATTcaataataagttaaaatgtGTCAGGGCTTATTCTCTCTAA
- the LOC102623964 gene encoding UPF0481 protein At3g47200-like → MESHLNHTRGKHDHARATRAGEAEWHNWLSQMQRKIDRMPKLLSETAGSSSCCIFRVPQSLVEINEKAYKPRIVSIGPYHHGQEHLMMIEEHKWRFLRHLLSRKQDPSGTLSLCFRAVANLEMNIRECYSETNEFTSHDFVEMMVLDGCFIIELFCKFTRLVDKDPNDPIFKMNWIIPFLMRDLLKLENQIPFRVLQSLFDILALNSGISLAWLTLKFFSYMLERPASVLDKASTFDGKHLLDLVRLSFCPTDNRERPRDERRDTFLRFVQPAEKLHRAGIKFKTRNNKDSFLDIKFTNGILRIPPLPMDDFISSFFLNCVAFEQCYGHCPKYITDYTTFLGGLIHTPTDAGFLSDHKIIENFFGTDEEVACFFTNVGKDVAFEIRRSYLSKLIEDVNEYYWNDWHVRWASLRHKYFDSPWSGISVLAAIFLLILTTIQAAFAVISYIRPSNNS, encoded by the coding sequence ATGGAAAGTCACTTGAATCACACCAGGGGCAAACATGATCATGCAAGGGCAACAAGGGCAGGAGAAGCAGAATGGCACAATTGGCTAAGCCAGATGCAAAGAAAAATCGACAGGATGCCAAAATTATTAAGCGAGACAGCCGGTAGCAGCTCTTGTTGCATCTTCAGAGTCCCTCAAAGCCTTGTTGAGATCAATGAGAAAGCTTACAAGCCCCGCATAGTCTCCATTGGCCCTTATCATCATGGCCAAGAACACCTCATGATGATTGAAGAGCACAAATGGCGATTCCTTCGCCATCTTCTCAGTCGAAAACAAGACCCCAGTGGAACCCTCAGCCTCTGCTTCCGAGCTGTGGCTAATTTAGAGATGAATATAAGAGAGTGCTACTCAGAGACTAATGAGTTCACAAGCCATGACTTTGTTGAAATGATGGTTCTTGACGGATGCTTTATCATTGAGCTATTTTGCAAATTCACCAGGTTGGTTGATAAAGACCCGAATGATCCAATCtttaaaatgaattggattatCCCCTTTCTTATGCGTGATCTTCTCAAGCTAGAAAACCAAATTCCCTTCCGAGTTCTTCAATCCTTGTTCGATATATTAGCATTGAATTCCGGAATCTCTTTAGCTTGGCTCACTTTGAAATTCTTCAGCTACATGCTGGAAAGGCCAGCTTCAGTCCTAGACAAAGCAAGCACTTTTGATGGGAAACATTTGCTCGATTTAGTTCGTTTGAGCTTTTGCCCTACGGATAATCGAGAAAGGCCCAGAGATGAAAGAAGGGACACATTCCTCCGGTTCGTTCAGCCGGCGGAGAAGCTTCACCGAGCCGGAATTAAGTTCAAGACAAGGAACAACAAAGACAGCTTCTTGGACATCAAATTCACCAACGGAATTCTCAGGATCCCACCATTACCAATGGATGACTTTATTAGctctttttttctcaattgtGTTGCTTTCGAACAATGCTATGGTCACTGCCCCAAGTACATAACTGATTATACTACTTTCCTGGGGGGTCTGATTCACACGCCAACTGATGCAGGGTTCCTCTCTGACcacaaaattattgaaaattttttcgGTACTGATGAGGAAGTTGCTTGTTTCTTTACTAATGTGGGGAAAGACGTGGCGTTTGAAATAAGGAGGAGCTATCTGTCCAAGTTAATTGAGGACGTGAATGAGTACTATTGGAATGATTGGCATGTCAGATGGGCGAGCCTTAGGCACAAGTATTTTGACTCTCCATGGTCGGGCATTTCAGTGCTCGCTGCCATCTTTCTTCTGATACTCACCACGATTCAGGCTGCGTTTGCTGTGATTTCGTATATTCGCCCTTCTAATAATAGTTAA
- the LOC107178087 gene encoding uncharacterized protein LOC107178087, whose product MLDIWSWICELPYSDEWAESDSPFILTLASSSASKKNTTREIQLRAERTFMSEADVSLTFSVCIEGFESLEPQKTMWVSDTCLLSSEKPFLPLVLQLLQEIITRSPPAHDSSCPRSQLQKLKPEPISWIMDSHSPESFSSFFNLLFLTRLFWSCACDAPSVVGSFYFNSVLSPNIEALACNHAPVLRTFLETVGVDAELSFTRTLGYITAKLLILREVGVGLQTIAPLPDQQLGLSYAAEAHGFWILKGYAPVSAMKVTRSNEHNGKFPIIEAKESVLRYALAHQQLEAVIQLEYSVVFHDGYIQVNARVDNLRFHVAKLGFKRNDDMEFNEERHFPSRVRVWVGPEVGSTYVAGMTLGRSTNNGEREVETQRILKGNYGNTKIPKVKARARMTTKTRMRNWRWDQDVEGNAAVFDAVLCDNTTGQELATRKCDNNGDGGSSSFRNRYSGANRPFTKSGGLVFGRDEYGEGVTWRLSREMEGSVLKWRIGGQIWLSYWPNNVKSSYFETRCIDWCDEVDLPLIAGKYPS is encoded by the coding sequence ATGTTGGATATTTGGTCGTGGATATGTGAGCTCCCCTACTCAGACGAGTGGGCCGAGTCAGACTCACCATTCATACTTACACTAGCGAGCTCCTCTGCGAGTAAAAAGAACACAACTCGGGAGATTCAACTCAGAGCTGAGCGGACGTTCATGTCCGAAGCCGACGTTTCGTTGACTTTCAGTGTGTGCATAGAGGGCTTTGAATCTTTAGAGCCTCAAAAGACTATGTGGGTCTCTGACACGTGTCTTCTTTCTTCAGAGAAACCGTTTCTCCCGCTGGTACTCCAGCTTCTCCAAGAAATCATCACCCGTTCACCCCCGGCTCACGATAGCTCTTGTCCCCGTTCTCAGCTTCAGAAGCTCAAACCCGAACCCATATCATGGATCATGGACTCTCATTCGCCCGAATCTTTCTCaagttttttcaatttactGTTCCTCACACGCTTGTTTTGGTCATGTGCATGTGACGCTCCTAGTGTGGTTGGCTCTTTCTACTTCAACTCGgtattgtctcccaacatcgAAGCATTAGCGTGCAACCATGCGCCTGTACTGCGAACCTTTTTGGAAACCGTAGGAGTGGATGCAGAGCTTTCCTTTACGCGCACCCTCGGGTACATCACAGCAAAATTGTTGATTTTAAGGGAGGTGGGCGTAGGATTACAGACGATAGCACCGTTGCCAGATCAGCAGCTTGGACTTTCTTACGCCGCGGAGGCACACGGGTTTTGGATTCTAAAGGGCTACGCGCCGGTGTCCGCCATGAAAGTCACGCGTTCCAACGAACATAACGGCAAGTTTCCTATCATTGAAGCCAAAGAATCAGTGCTGCGTTACGCCTTGGCGCACCAACAGCTTGAGGCGGTCATTCAGTTGGAATATTCAGTTGTATTCCACGATGGGTATATTCAGGTGAACGCACGTGTCGATAATCTACGCTTCCACGTAGCGAAACTAGGGTTTAAAAGAAATGACGACATGGAGTTCAACGAAGAGAGGCATTTCCCGTCGAGGGTACGAGTTTGGGTCGGCCCAGAGGTGGGGTCCACTTACGTGGCCGGGATGACGTTAGGCCGGTCAACGAACAACGGCGAGAGGGAAGTAGAAACGCAGAGGATTTTGAAGGGCAATTACGGAAACACAAAGATTCCAAAGGTGAAAGCTCGGGCGAGGATGACGACAAAGACAAGGATGAGAAACTGGAGGTGGGATCAGGACGTTGAGGGAAACGCTGCCGTTTTTGACGCGGTCTTGTGTGATAACACGACTGGTCAGGAACTTGCCACGCGGAAATGTGATAATAATGGTGATGGTGGTAGTAGTAGTTTTAGGAATAGATACTCGGGAGCGAATAGGCCGTTTACGAAGAGTGGTGGGTTGGTATTCGGTAGAGATGAGTATGGAGAAGGGGTGACGTGGAGATTGAGTAGAGAAATGGAAGGGAGTGTGTTGAAGTGGAGAATTGGAGGGCAAATTTGGTTGAGTTATTGGCCTAATAATGTGAAGAGTTCATATTTTGAGACTAGGTGTATTGATTGGTGTGATGAGGTTGATTTGCCTTTGATTGCTGGAAAATATCCGAGCTAG
- the LOC102624244 gene encoding LYR motif-containing protein At3g19508 encodes MDKALRAYATVLRLIRRLPKDTRPYYAKYARENFVNYREVDANDASSLDELFHRAYNHSIWVLNKYKVEESAADKLKDICCG; translated from the exons ATGGACAAAGCGTTGCGAGCGTACGCTACCGTTCTGAGGCTGATTCGGCGTTTGCCAAAAGACACGAGACCTTATTATGCCAAATACGCCCGCGAAAACTTCGTCAACTATAGAGAAGTTGACGCCAACGATGCCAGCTCCCTCGACGAGCTCTTCCACAGAGCTTATAATCACTCCATCTGGGTCCTCAACAAG TATAAGGTAGAAGAATCAGCCGCTGATAAGTTGAAGGACATATGTTGCGGTTAA
- the LOC102624532 gene encoding transcription factor bHLH68 isoform X2 has translation MADNGGFDGEQGSTTSFSQLLFSDDVVLGLDFNNYACSSVFSANEKPPKMLCFGDYNKQNDGDIVVYGETTATAAATPKSGITCSDSSSASSGNNSSANTPSKSTKKRNGSGQESVPHSNLATTTAPVVSQRTSKKTKAADNPSSTAHAKAKKEKLGDRITALQQLVSPFGKEGGENGGEESRKDLKSKGLCLVPVACTVHVANSNGADFWAPAMGSNVSSPARAPAVTITKQQQLK, from the exons ATGGCTGATAATGGAGGATTTGATGGCGAACAAGGGAGTACTACAAGTTTCTCCCAGTTGTTGTTCTCTGATGATGTTGTTTTGGGTCTTGATTTTAACAACTACGCTTGTTCTTCTGTTTTTTCTGCTAATGAAAAGCCTCCCAAAATGCTTTGCTTTGGTGACTATAATAAGCAAAATGATGGTGATATTGTTGTGTATGGTGAAACAACGGCTACTGCTGCTGCTACTCCAAAATCTGGCATAACTTGTAGTGATTCTTCTTCAGCTTCTTCTGGTAACAACAGCAGTGCAAATACTCCCTCCAAATCTACC aaaaagagaaatgggTCAGGCCAAGAATCTGTTCCGCACTCAAATTTAGCTACCACAACAGCTCCAGTGGTAAGCCAGAGAACCagcaaaaagacaaaagctgCTGATAATCCATCATCTACAGCCCATGCAAAGGCCAAGAAAGAGAAGCTAGGTGACCGAATCACGGCATTGCAGCAACTTGTGTCACCCTTTGGCAAG GAGGGCGGAGAAAACGGAGGAGAAGAATCAAGAAAGGATTTGAAGAGCAAGGGACTGTGTCTGGTCCCCGTGGCGTGCACCGTACACGTGGCGAACAGCAACGGTGCTGATTTCTGGGCACCTGCCATGGGTAGCAACGTTTCATCACCAGCAAGAGCACCAGCGGTAACAATTACAAAGCAGCAGCAGTTGAAGTGA
- the LOC102624532 gene encoding transcription factor bHLH113 isoform X1 → MADNGGFDGEQGSTTSFSQLLFSDDVVLGLDFNNYACSSVFSANEKPPKMLCFGDYNKQNDGDIVVYGETTATAAATPKSGITCSDSSSASSGNNSSANTPSKSTKKRNGSGQESVPHSNLATTTAPVVSQRTSKKTKAADNPSSTAHAKAKKEKLGDRITALQQLVSPFGKTDTASVLHEAMGYIRFLHDQVQVLCSPYLQHHQHEGGENGGEESRKDLKSKGLCLVPVACTVHVANSNGADFWAPAMGSNVSSPARAPAVTITKQQQLK, encoded by the exons ATGGCTGATAATGGAGGATTTGATGGCGAACAAGGGAGTACTACAAGTTTCTCCCAGTTGTTGTTCTCTGATGATGTTGTTTTGGGTCTTGATTTTAACAACTACGCTTGTTCTTCTGTTTTTTCTGCTAATGAAAAGCCTCCCAAAATGCTTTGCTTTGGTGACTATAATAAGCAAAATGATGGTGATATTGTTGTGTATGGTGAAACAACGGCTACTGCTGCTGCTACTCCAAAATCTGGCATAACTTGTAGTGATTCTTCTTCAGCTTCTTCTGGTAACAACAGCAGTGCAAATACTCCCTCCAAATCTACC aaaaagagaaatgggTCAGGCCAAGAATCTGTTCCGCACTCAAATTTAGCTACCACAACAGCTCCAGTGGTAAGCCAGAGAACCagcaaaaagacaaaagctgCTGATAATCCATCATCTACAGCCCATGCAAAGGCCAAGAAAGAGAAGCTAGGTGACCGAATCACGGCATTGCAGCAACTTGTGTCACCCTTTGGCAAG ACAGATACAGCATCAGTGCTGCATGAAGCGATGGGATATATCAGGTTCCTGCACGATCAGGTTCAGGTTCTGTGCTCGCCGTACCTGCAACACCACCAACAT GAGGGCGGAGAAAACGGAGGAGAAGAATCAAGAAAGGATTTGAAGAGCAAGGGACTGTGTCTGGTCCCCGTGGCGTGCACCGTACACGTGGCGAACAGCAACGGTGCTGATTTCTGGGCACCTGCCATGGGTAGCAACGTTTCATCACCAGCAAGAGCACCAGCGGTAACAATTACAAAGCAGCAGCAGTTGAAGTGA